GGCCACTGGATGCATGTGTCCATGTTTGCTGACAATTGTCCTCGTGAATGGATCATTTGGGATTCTGGAATATTGTTTTTAGATTTATCGAGAGGAATTGGGTGTTCCCTTCATTTTCGGAATGCTTTCTGTCTGTTTTggtaggaatatacgaacaagatttcccaaaacctgttagaaacaagtagagagactaacgccaaagaaaaattcaaatcatcaacgcacaagacaatattgtACGTGGTTCGGCATGTTTGCGACATCCACGGACTTGCAAGGgatttttcaatattatcaggaagaaagacagagagtgtggcgatacaattctctcgctctcgttCCTCTCGCGGTACAACCacacaaaaccctaatccccGAACCCACCCTTTTATATGTGCGCCTAGGACTAAGCCtgaggatagaaatctctaataaATAGAGGTCGGTCGTCATCCAAAGCAAACCTAAaataggctccacaaaagcccaacactgTTAATTTAGAGCTTTGGCAGGGGTATGAGAGGAAGCATTGTGAGAATGTACTCCTGTATGATTCCTTGCTATCACTGGTATATTTTGGTTTCACAAAATTGCCGGAATTGTTAAGGGTGGTGTTAATCTCAGCAATTTGGTTTGAAAGCAGATTAGTTTTCCATGTGTCACTTTGGTGTTGCTGCAAGTGATCTTTTAGAAAGGTTTTTCTCATGAAGACATGCATGGAGATTGGCTTGCTTTGTTCTATTAGAGATGTGCTGTGGATTTTTTCTTTTCATCCCCTTCTTTTGTTGTATTCACTGACTTATTGGAGGACTCCGATGaggtctttcttttcttttgatgtacttctttctctctttctaatatATCCAAAGAAAAGAAGGGGAGTTGAGTTCTCATGAATATGATGAACATTGTCAAAAGCCACTTGGCTAAACAAAATTTATCTTCAGACTTGCAAACGTGTTATGCATCTTATATTTATCTTAGGCCTCAAAGCATGCTGATAGATTATCATGTATTACCTTGTAAACGGGTCCAAATCCACCCTCTCCAAGCCTATTTTCTCTTGAAAAATTTTCTGTAGAGGCTCTAATGTCAGCAAAAGAGAATGCTTGCAGATGAGGATCATTATCATTAGGCTTTTCACTGGCTGATTTATCATATTCTGATTGAAGCATTGAAATTCTGCCTGTAACCCTCCTCCCTGTATTGGAAAACTGAAGTGTCAATTTAACTTCATAGATATAAATGGTAATGGTGAATTCTATTCGGTGGTAGGAACTAGGAAGTTACCTTCTGTTTTGAGGGTTGTCCTATACACAGAACACATCACAGGGCCTAACAGAAGTAGAACTGCTGCAATGGGTAGCAAAATAATAAGCAACAAGCTTTGCTTCTTTGTTGAATTGTTATCTTCTTTTCGAGGTGTACCCTTTGTTGGATCTTGACTGGTGGCTGCGAACATAACTAAAATGTATCACATTGAtcctgaaaaatatgtattaCCTATTTTGTGTTCTGTTACTTCAAATCAAGCACAACATAGAAAAGCATAACAACACCCACTTTCTTATTTAAACTTTGCAAGCAAAGAAAGGCTAGATCCCACACCATTCTTAATGAAGGAACTGTATCCACTCTTATCATCATAATACTTAGACCACAGCATCACGCCTCCATACTTGGTAGAGTTCTTTATCACTGGAAGGATCTGAGAAGTTAGCACATTGGCCGGAATAAACCCTCCACTTGGGGCTGCCTCGGGTGCTGCTGGTAAGCCTAAGAAGATCGTTGAATTTATCAATGATGAAGTCCACTGCCTCCAAGTTTTCTCAAGATTCTGGGTGTTGCCAGTGCTATACTGGCAAGAAGGATTGTTAAAGAACTGAATCCAAACATAGTCAAAAAGGCTTGTGTTGAGGGCAGTCCCTAGAAGCAAATCAGGGAATGGACATTGTGGAGCTGCTGTTAAGTAGACCTTTCTTCCTGAACTGTTATATGCCTTCAGGTATCCTGCAAGATCATCCCAGTGTTTCCAAAAGCCAAGTGCGATGTCAAAGTCAATACCATCCAAAACAGCGTCGCCTAAGGGGCGCGAAGATGACTGTCCACCCAAGAAGTTATTCCATAAATAATCAGAAACATTTTTCGCATCGGCTGTTGAAGCTAGAGAGTAGTTTCCAAGGCCACCTCCTATAGACAGCATCACCTTAATGCCCTTTCTTTGGCACTCTCTTATGCTGTTGCTAATGGTTTTGCAACCACCACCCGCTGGGTTGCAATGGCCAGCAAGGTTGAGTTGTGGGATTTGACCATTGCCAAATCTGTTCAGAAAGGCTATGTTCACATAGGAATATACACCAGTGGCGCATGTTGCAGTCAGGTTCCCCTCGTTACCATTTTGACCCCAGTAGACGGCGACATCATCTGCAGAAGAGATTTGAGCTGGAAGAAGGATGAAGAGGGAAAGCAGGAAAAGTTTGGAGATAGGAAACGTAGCCATTGGTGCTTGTTCGTTCCAGAGTGGTTGTTTCTGCTTTTGTGATTTCATGGTTTAAGTTAGCAAAGAGACCCACcgctttgaattttgaatatggTTGTTCACTTGACAAGTTCATTGGCTGACTTGTTCTCAAGGCTTACTATCCTCCAGTGTGTGAGAGTACCTTCCTGGAAATTAGGAAGAAAATGCCCAGAGCTCTGTGTACTGTTAAGGTAGTATTTGGGAGCATAGATTCTGAAACTTGATTTTGGATTTATGTAAATTTAGAAAAaagtcaatataattttatactttgttttattcaaatctaatatCCCAATTCCATACTTCCAAAGGTAAGGTAAGTTCGTAAAACTCTCTCATTTTCCTCTCTGCGTATATGTTTGAATGTTTTGATACTACATTTTGCATCACCTCAAGTATCCCAGGATGTGTTCCGCACTTGAACAGAAAAAAATTCATAAGGAACAATCATTCATCGAACAATTTAGAACTGATGGGTCATACGATATCATGTTGGCATTTGGACCCATCCCACTAAGAGATGCGCCCTAATATATTTTCTAATGATAAAATTTGGTATTACTCTACGGGGTCAATATATTAATATGGTATTATGGGTTCTAAATAACTGAAATCATAGGTAGAGGAATCATTCCTCATTAGTATTTCACCTTAGACAAATACAAAAATAGGCTCCACATTCAGTACCCGCATGATTTGCATCCATTCCtatgtatttaatattttctttgcaTTTTTCCCGCACAAGCTCCTGTAATGTctatttggatcaagaattttgcttgggaaaaggaaataaaagtaaaataaagtgGAAATTCATTTgtccatatatttttattttttggtaaatattataaaaaaatgaaagtttgttttaatatgactaaagattaagaaaaattaaatattaatgatacgtaaattcaaattttagttaatagatttgatatattttttacattttttttcactttctttaataactaaacatgaaaGGTGTGAATTTCTtaataattttcttttgtttttctaatttttttgtcctcgtttggaactcaaaaaatatttggaaaagaaaagaaaaatattaacgAATCAacgttttcatgtttggttatcaatgaaaaaaagaaagaatatgaaagatatactaaattcatgaacaaaattttgattttacacttcattaatatttaattttcttaatttttaattatataaaaataaactttCTTTTTTTAATAGAATTTAGGGTGTGTTTGGATCAAAAATTTTACTTGacgaaaggaaagaaaaggaaaaggaggaggaaactcatttttcattatatatttttttctatattaaatactattaaaaataaatatttatttcaatATAACTAAACATATGACAAAGTCAAATATTAATGAtacataaaatcaaaataatattcatagttttggtatatttttttattttctttttcattttttttggtaatcaaatataaaattatgaatttttaatattttctttcctttatttagtatttttcaagtttcaaacaaaaccaaaaaaatataatgaaaaatgagttttctccCAATTTTCATTTCCCGTACTTTTTCTCAAGTAAAATCCTTAATCCTGAGTTTatgttgttgattttttttttatgtacaaCTTTTGGCTACTGCTTGGGATAAATCTCATCCACTCATCAATTAATAGCAATGGTGTTGTGGACTCAAATTTCTTTTTTCATACTTTTTTTCAAGTGAAACCCTTAATTCAAACGGCCCTTTTGAGTTTTAAATGGAGtgaatattttcataatttttttttgtacaaCTTTTGGCTACTGCTTGGGCACACTCATTGATTAATAGCAAGGTAAAGTCAAAAAAGATAATATTGAAGTTTCCATCACATGTGATGCTTAATTACCAAATGAAACACAAACCCCACATGTATTGTTTGTCTGCCATAACCTAACCCTAATTCCACAAAGGTGGCAATAAAGTAATAGGACTTGAGATTAGAAGTCATCAGCTAAAATTCAAATCCATGTCTTTTCATCTTTCCAACTATAAGAGTCTACTCCTAAcagtcaaattaacacaaatcTTATATAAACATCCAATACATACAAATATACTCAGCATTTAGTGATTACATGGGATACCTTATTTCTACACCCATGCGCATATATTGAAAAATACTTAATTCAAATCTCAGACTTAAACTTTATCCTCCCAAGTTAAATTAGATTTGTATTTACAACTACAAGCCTCTTAATACATTAAACTCTCCaactaaaaaatagaaaataagtagcgattgtattaaaaaaaaaaaaaaaggagaaaaagatttGTTTGGATTGAGAATTTTGtttagagaaaaaaaagaagataaataaaaagaaaattcattttctaatgCAATTTCTATAGAAaaacaaattattttatttttgtagttATTTTGAAatgtagaaataaaaaatagaaaaacacaCAAAGCCCTTTTCCCTTCTGTTTCTCTCAACTCTCATTGCTGCTTTTCCTCTTAACGCAACAAAGGAGCATTCCCTTTTACCATATACAGATGAAGGCATGAGCTATCACCTCTGGAATGGCTTATAAAGGTCTCTTCTCTTCAGTCAAaaacagttttcatttttattttcaattcttcAGATAATTACATATGCAAGGTGGAGATGAGGGGAACCTGGCTGCAGCACTTTGGCTATGTCCACAGCCacagatcaagaagaagacaagAACGAAGAATCCAAACAAAGAAGTTTCTCTTCTATTAGGCTctgggatgtatatgtgtgttATGTGCAAAAGACAGCACTCATCCCAAGAGGTAACTTCCAACTAAATTTTGTTAGCTAGTGCATTGTATATTCTATCTCATTTCTAATTTTCTTCGATATCAAACACAAAAAAAAGTCGATTCTGTCATATTTCCATCTGCTTTTCTTAatgtttttcaagttccaaacaggTTCTTAAGAACATTCTATTTTCTCTTGGGCAAcaacttcttgtttcttttgattGGTTTGTTGATTGAGGAAAAATAAGGGTGTGTTTAGTTGTGGGCAACAAGGTTTTTGACAAAATTTCAATGGCGAGGAGGGGTTTTAACTTTTTAAAGAACTTGGACATTGATGTTAGGAGAAGGATGAATAGGGAGAGGAGAAGTTTGGACTGAGAAAACTTATTAGAGTTTTCTGcacttgtgaaaaataattttattttttttagttttttaaaattacaaaaagtCAACCTATTTTTCACCTTTTCAAAAAcccattttctaatttttctacataaatgtcaagaaataaaattttggCATTTTTATAATGTctggaaataaaaaataaaaaataaaactgttCTGGAGATGGTGCTATTCATTCCAGAGTGGTAGTTTGTGCTTTCATAAAGATTTAAGGGATTCCATgctttatcattatttattttttcaatcatCAGAGTACCCAGTGctttgaaaatttgaatgatGAAAGTAGTGCTTTCCTTCTGGAATATGGTTGTCCACTGAACAAGCAAACTTGCTGATTTGTTCTCAAGGCTTATCCTCCAGCATGAGAGTATCTTAATGAAAATTAGGAGAAACTATCTGCACATTTGGTATATAAGAATGGAAAGGAGGATCAAAATTTTCACTTGATGTCATCATTACCCAAATTCAAATTTGCATCCCATTTCTTTCTTATCAAATTCCATTTCACAAATCAAACATGTTGTATACCAAGAGTCCTACTTACTGTAAATTCTTCATGTTGCGTTTGGGAGTATGGATTTAGACCTTAGATCTGAATTTGGATAGATTTGGAcaattttcaatataattttatattatattctatTCAAATCCAATATAATTCCAAATCTAAGAGCTCTTTAAACATAGGGTCAAAGTTCTCATTTTCCCTATTAGAAGGAAACAATGATGAGAAAATTTCGCAATAAATGTGATGGATTGGGCAAATATCAAGTCTTGTTATTTTATCAtaagattttctttttttttcacaaCGTGCTTTTGTGAAAATAGTTAACCTTTTCACGTCTGGATAATTCAACCATTCTCAAAGTGCGACAAGAGTATTGAATGATTTATAttttggggggggtgggggggacaAAAAGTACGATGAGTTCTACTCATAAGAATCGTTTTTCCCCCTTTAGAATGTTAATTATTTTACATTGTACCAAAGAAAAAGACCGCCTTTTATACCATTTGTGAAGGTTGCTCTTGTCAAAAATGATCTAGTATTAATTAGCAtgaaaaatatttgcatgtgaACCCATTTGACTAGTGAATCAAATTGATCAAACATTACGAATGTGATAAAAGTTTATTTAGGATTAAATCACTTTTACTTTTTGTCAAGTTGGATGTTAATTAGACAAAGTTAGGGGTCAATAACCCTACTTTATAAGAGAAAGGCATTGCCTCATTTTaagaacaatatatacaataattaAGTTTACAAAAGATTTAATTACCAACATCAAAATGCTGTCCAAGCAAAGATGAAATCTGCCACATTTCATAAAAAGTGCTTCTAGCAAGAAAAATTGCATGTGAATTAAGTTTAGAAACAACCAGCCTCACCAACTTTTATGTTTCAGCCTAAGCTAACAAGCCATTCTTCCATTGCATTTATCAGCAAACTAATTAATGACAAAAGGGAGAGCATTAATCAGAGTCATTCAATGACATATGATCATAAACTTCTTTATTGAAGAAAGTATTATGTTAATACTAATTTTTCAGATAAACAGAGAGTACACCAATTGGaattaaacaaaaaagaaaaaaagaattaatCGTGGTATCGTGTTATCTACAATTCAATTGGAACATGCTTAGATGTCAAGAAGAGCTTTACCATATGGCTCGATATACTATGTCTCACCAAAAGTAGCAATGTCATCGTGGTACCACTTCAGAAAATGTGGCATCATTGATTGAAACTATTTCTTGCTGCAATCCAGCTCTATTTTCCCCATATTTATCTATTTTTATCGAGTTTATTTTTACTGAGAAAGCCGGCCTTCTAGGAATAGCAATAACTGCAGCTTCATTTTTAAGCATTGAGTAGACTTCCAACATTGATGGTCTATTCTCTGGCTTTTCCTGAAGACACAGCAGAGCGACCTGCATGCACCTCATCAGTTTACATGTTGATGAAGCATCATCCAGTGAGGGATCCATGAACTCCATACCTTTACCAGCTTTCCACAACTCATATGCCTAAAATAATCTAATATTAGTATCCCCTTGTTCCTCAAATGCAAAATATCATATTACAATGGTGTTATAAGGTTCATAAGGAAACTTACATGTTCTGTGAGGTTTAGATTTTCACCGGTACCATAGGTACAGTCATTTCTCCTGCCACTAATGATTTGCAACAGCAAAACTCCAAAGCTATAGACATCGGACTTCACGGAATAAATACCATTTTTCACACATTCTGGGGGAACATAACCACTGCATACAACAATGAGAAAGTTACTGAGTGCATTACATGAAAAACTAGTGTGCAACACCTTCTTAAGAGAAAGTTCACTCACTATGTCCCAACTATCTGGCTTGAGTTTTTTTCGTGTTCATCTTTCTCAAAAATCCTAGCCATACCAAAATCTGATATCTTAGGCCTCATCTCGTTGTCGAGTAAAATGTTGCTCGCTTTCAAATCTCTGTGAAGTATTGTTAATCTGGAGTATTCTTGGAGGTATAGAAGCCCTTGAATAACCCCTTCAATGATGTGAACGCGCATGTTCCAATTTAATAATGACTGTGCAATTGGATCtgcatcaaaataaaaatttaagaataAAAATCTATTTCTTATGTGGGGAACACGTAGAAGTTGCATCCTCCTAATCTTATGAACTTCACTTTATTATGGCTTAAAGGATGGCAGCATGGAATGGGCAAAAGGCgccctcttcattttccaaaATGGGATTCAGGGAGTGTTAAACTAGCCTTATGCTGGGTCCTCAACTAACCAGGAATTGACATGCTTAGATAGGCCAACATGTCAAACAAGGGGAAGAATCAACATAAGGTGGCAGTTGATTGCCATTCCACCATCCTTTTTAAGTGCCCTTAAAGTGCAAAACCTCACTTAATAATTTTATCAGTTGTATACAAAGGCATATAGATTGCTGACCAAAGATGTAGAAGTCCAAGCTTTTGTTTGGCATGTACTCATAAATCAGCATCTTTTCTTTCCCTTTGCTACAAAATCCTAGAAGTCTTACTAAATTTACATGCTGTAGCTTTGCGATGAGAGTAACTTCGTTTTCAAACTCATTCTGTCCTTGCTTAGAAGTTTTTGAAAGCCTCTTTACTGCTATTTCTTGTCCAGAACGTAATTTGCCCTGAAGAAAGGACATGCATGGTTAGTACATATGAAGCTAAGTCAAGCACATGATGAGTGAGAAATTTATGTGAGCTGAAAGAataactttatttattttttgttagcATTTATTGTGACAATGCAATTTTGCCAAAGAATGTGAAACACAAAGGAGTTTTGAAACTAAAAGTTATTTAATAAAACCAAAATTACGTGTGCCACAAAATGTTAATAAAAAAATGGATTACTGCTTGAAGAATGATTAgaaattgcctataaataggcaaaatgaATTGATGCTTTAGTATAAACCTTCTAATGCAATGCATATAGTAGTTCTCTAGCTTGGTATCAAAATCTTTtttatctctttattttcagctATTTCGTTGCTTTTGAAACTACATGAATCCGTTGTTGGGAATTAACACGAAATTCCCAGatcctgtgagaaacaaaaaatagagaaacaatccacgcaaaaaaaaaacaatcacacgcacaagacaatatttacgtggttcgacaattttgcctacgtccacgaagttTTAGGAATTTCACTATTATAAGGAATAAAAATACAAAGCGCGCCGTACAATGattttctctctcactctcaaaatGACGGCCTAACCTGATCACcaaaaaaacaatcattttatatgctgcaCACAGGGTTCTGAATGGGCTACAAAATGGGGCCAAAAAATTTTTCAGCCCAAGCCTTTGCTCCAtagactaagccttaggatagaaatctctcattaaaagcCACGCAACATTAATTTAAGTCGGGTCATCATCATCCGGATCAAATgaaactaggctccacaaagcccaacaaatctcccacttcgagactagttcaatcaccaacatCAACCACAATCCTCCAAAAGAACAATCCCTTATCCCTGCAACTCATCCTCctgtcctcaagctagaagaccaactgaagttgtaCACTTTAGCTTTTCAATagtgacacccttagtcaacatgtctgctaGGTTCCTAGATCCACAAATCTTCCCAAGTATTActagcttatcttcaacaagatAACGAATGAAGTGGTATTTTTTCTGTATATGCtttgactttgaatgaaaagccgaatttttagcaagaaaaattgcacttTGACTGTCACTGAATAGAATGCCCATCTtttgcttcttacccaattcgtctaagaaaccatgtagccaaatcatctcctttccagcttcagttgttgcaacatactcaacttctatagtagacaaagtaacaatcttttgtagaTTTGAAGCCCAATGATATAATTGtacccagagtaaatacaaaccccatagtactctttctactatcattatcaccaacAAAATCAGCGTTTACATAACCctacagtttcaaacttgcacccgtgaagcaaagacatgtatctgatgaacccgTTTACATAACCctacagtttcaaacttgcacccgtgaagcaaagacatgtatctgatgaaccgctcaaatatctcagaatccacttgactacctcccaatgctgctttcctggcTTACTCATGAATCTTCTCACAAgtcccactgcatgtgcaatgtctggccttgtacacaccatgacacaCATCAGGCTGCCAATAGTTGAGGCATAGGGTACCTTGCTTATagggtccctttcttcttctatcTTCAGTGAATGttctttgcttagtttgaaatgactacctaagggtgtgctcactggtttggCTTCATTCATGTTAAACCtattgagaattttcttcacatactctaactgtgaaagcttcaatgtaccattagcctttgtctctaatgattctcataCTAAGGATTTGCTTTGtaactcccaaatccttcattgcaaactattTTGACAATTGCTTCTACAGATtgttaatctcctcaatgctgcAATGagcatgtcatctacatacaaCAGTAGAATAATGTAAGAATTgccaaagaacttaacatagcaacagtgatcagcttcacatctATTGAATCCAATTCTATGCAGAAAGCTGtaaaatttcttgtaccactatcttggagcttgttttaggtCATATAAGCTCTTTCTCAGTTTACAGACTAGATTATCTTGTCCCTAGATAGTGAACCCTTCAGGCTGAATCATGtaaatgtcttcctccaagtcaccatgaaggaatgtcgtcttcacatctaactactcAAGATGTAGGttttctgcagccaccattcTCAGTACCAATCTAAttgttgacatcttcacaactggagaaaatatttctatgaagtcaatgccctccttCTGCTGGAATCCTCTCACAACTAATCTGGCCTTGTAACACTTGCTACCATCATGCTCATTCTTTATTctatatacccacttgttgtgcaaagtcttcttccctactggcaattcagtCAATTCCCATGtttgattccccaacaaggaatccatctcatccttcatggctaactctcACTTGCTTGAATTTTTACCttgcaaggcttcatcataacacacTAGCTGACCATCATCAGTCAACAGGAGATAATTTCGAGCGGGTGAATAATGCTATGGAGGTCTAATGGTACTGCAAGATCTACAGACCGCAACTACAGGTGTACTCTGATCTACatgtgattctacattctccttatcctcttcacccctttcctggacagTACTTTTAGTCAACTCATTTAAGTTAACAAACTCATATTTCTTCTTATCTATCTCTGTGACATCTGGcactacagttgacctgtccttgtacataacctgttcattaaatatcacatctCTGTTTCTGATGATTTTCctattttgttcatcccaaaaccgatagccaaatttctcatcaccatagccaataaaaaaacatattttatacttTGCATTAAGTTTACTACGCGCATCAGAATctatatgaacataagaaacacaaccaaaaacttttaaatgggAAAAATTTACCTCTTTGTTGCTCCAAACCTCTTCAAGAAGTCTGAACTgcatgggaactgaaggtcctcgaATTATCAACTAAGCTGCAGTACTAACAGCATCAGCCCAAAAAGTTTTGGATAGTCCAACATGCAACCTCTACTCCTAGCACGTTCATTAAGAGTTCAGTTCATGCGCTCAatcacaccattttgctgtggtgtcccaggaatAGTCTTCTCCATCCTGATTCtatgtgcagcacaatactcactgaaccctccatctatcTACTCTCCTCCATTGTCTGACTTCAAACATTTTACTTTCAAACCCGTTTCTGTCTCAGCTATAGCCTTTCACTTCTTAAATGTTTCAAATAcatcagatttatttttcataaaataaactcATTACCTTTCtagttgagtcatcaatgaaagtaatgtaATACCTTGAGCCTCCAAGGGATGCAACCGGAGAAGACCCCCACAAATtagtgtgcactaactccaattttctAGCCTTTGGTGTCCTGCcagttttcaagaaactcacccttttctactttcctaagatgcagctttcacacaagtcaaaaatCAACGAACTTCAATTctggtagtttcccttttgacaacGACATCTTCATCCTTTTCTTACTCATGTGACCAAGCCTGCGGTGTCATAAGCTCATATCAGTACTTGGTTCAACAACTGCAATtgtatctcttggacttgaggtcatgtatagagtaccagacttctttccacgagccaatactccgactccctttgtaaccttccaggTGCCACTagcaaacaacattgcatgcccttcatcatcaaattgtccgacagaaatcaaattccttgTCAGGTCAAGAATATGTCATACCTTCTCTAGTAACCGAATAGACCCATTAGGCAACGACATCCTGACGTTTCCCATACCTACGACATTCAAggctgtaccatcagccaaatacaccttaccaaaatcatCTGCTACATAGGTatgtatgatttcatggtgtgaagtggtatgaaacaaAGCTCCTGAGTACAAAAGCCAATCATTAAGTGGACTGTCTACTACTAGAAGTAAtgcatcctgtacctcttctgttacagcaTTAGCAGAGTCATCCTTATTCTTCTTCTTAATACTTTTGCATTGCCTCCTAAAGTGGCCCGTTTTCCCATAATTCCAGCATTGTCCTTTTTGGCCAGATCTAGATTTACTTCTGTTTCGATTATAATTTCTAGATTTTGATCTGCCTCGatctgaatttcggtcattacctctACTCCTAAGGTTTCACCTGcatctcttctgcgaatctcctcagcAAGAATTAAATCTCATATATCATTgtacttcaatttttcttttcctgtAGAGTTGCTTACTGCCATCTTCATTGtctcccaactgtttggcaacgaagccaaaacgatcagtgcacgaatctcatcatcaaaatcaatttttacagacgacaattgatttgtgatagtgttAAACTCATTCAAATGTTGTGTTACTGATGCATTCTCTAccatcttcaaattaaacagtttcttcatcagatgtaccttgttatttgctaaCGGTTTTTCATACATAATCTCTCATTAAAAGCCACGCAGCATTAATTCGGGTTGGGTCATCATCATCCGGACCAAATGAAACTAGGCTTCATAAAGCCCAACA
This window of the Malania oleifera isolate guangnan ecotype guangnan chromosome 6, ASM2987363v1, whole genome shotgun sequence genome carries:
- the LOC131157489 gene encoding acidic endochitinase-like, whose protein sequence is MKSQKQKQPLWNEQAPMATFPISKLFLLSLFILLPAQISSADDVAVYWGQNGNEGNLTATCATGVYSYVNIAFLNRFGNGQIPQLNLAGHCNPAGGGCKTISNSIRECQRKGIKVMLSIGGGLGNYSLASTADAKNVSDYLWNNFLGGQSSSRPLGDAVLDGIDFDIALGFWKHWDDLAGYLKAYNSSGRKVYLTAAPQCPFPDLLLGTALNTSLFDYVWIQFFNNPSCQYSTGNTQNLEKTWRQWTSSLINSTIFLGLPAAPEAAPSGGFIPANVLTSQILPVIKNSTKYGGVMLWSKYYDDKSGYSSFIKNGVGSSLSLLAKFK